The DNA region catccagatgccttctaaatgttgtaattgtaccagcctccaccacttcctctgccagcttgttccacacatgcatcaccctctgtgtgaaaaagttaccccttcagtcctttttaaatcatttCCCTTCAAACCAATGCTCTCTTGTtatggattcccccaccccaggaaaaagaacttggcaattcaccctatctattcacctcatgattttataaatctccataaggttAACCCTCAATCTCCAacactcttcagcctctccctatagctcaaactctccagtcccagcaacatccttgtaagtattttgtgtaccctctcaagtttaacaacaccctTCCTATAGAAGAATGACCAGAAccatatgcagtattccaaatgtggcctcgccaatatcctgtacagctgcagcatgacatcccaactcctgtactcagtgcactgactaatgaaggcaagtgtgccaaacaccttcttcacatcCTGCCCACCTGctagtccactttcaaggaattgtgcacctgcacccctaggtctctttgtttggcaacactcacCTGAGCCCTACGAGTAAATGTTTAAGACCTACTCTGGTCTGCTttacaaaaatgcaacacctcacatttatctaaactaaaatCTCTCTGCCAGTCCTTGAGGAGATGAAGTTCTAAATATCTCTGATAAAGTTCACTATTATTAAGAAAAAACTCCCATTCATCAATGCCCATTTAAACTTTTTAAATCCTCTTAAGTACTTAATCCCATTTTGAAACATCAGCTGTGTATTTGTAACCACACATTGGAGACATCCAATGTTTTAATAACCTCTTTGAACTTTAAACAAAATAGCAAAACAGTGCACCTGCACACTCACCACCTTCACACTCCCCACCACCAGCAGTAACTCGACTGTGAGACTGTGGAAGGCAGCCAAACACTGACAACACTATTAGCAGGGATATGTCAACAAACAAAGAATGAAATCGCTAGGACATATCCTTTTTCAACTCTCACGTGCAGGCAGAAGTTTGTCTTCAGATGTGTTATCCATTTAATGATGACTTTCTGATACTTCTCTACAATTTATCTGCCCTTTAAAAGCATTGTTGACATCTCTAAAAATTTCTAACCCCCTCATGCAGAAACCTTGTGAAAATGTGGTTTCTTTGAACTCAGCACTGATTtcaaataggtaaaaacaataactgcagatgctgaaaaccaaatactggattagtggtgctggaagagcacagcagttcaggcagcatccaacgagcagcgaaatcgacgtttcgggcaaaagcccttcatcaggaataaaggcagtgagcctgaagcgtggagagataaactagaggagggtgggggtggggagagagtagcatagagtacaatgggtgagtgggggaggagatgaaggtgataggtcaaggaggagagggtggagtggataggtcgaaaaggagataggcaggtcggacaagtccagacaagccaaggagaccgcaatttcccttcccacgtggttaaagatgccctccaacgcatctcgtccacatcccgcacctccgccctcagaccccacccctccaaccgtaacaaggacagaacgcccctggtgctcaccttccaccctacaaaccttcgcataaaccaaatcatccgccaacatttccgccacctccaaaaagaccccaccaccagggatacatttccctccccacccctttccgccttccgcaaagatcgttccctccgtgactacctggtcaggtccacacccccctatgaaccaccctcccatccaggcactttcccctgccaccgcaggaactgtaaaacctgtgcccatacctcctccctcacctctatccaaggccctaaaggagccttccacatccatcaaagttttacctgcacatccactaatatcatttattgtatccgttgctcccgatgtggtctcctctacattggggagactgggcgcctcctcgcagagcgctttagggaacatctccgagacacccgcaccaatcaaccaaaccgccccgtggcccaacatttcaactccccctcccactctgccgaggacatggagctcctgagcctccttcaccgccgctccctcaccaccagatgcctggaggaagaacgcctcatcttccgcctcggaacacttcaaccccagggcatcaatgtggacttcaacagcttcctcatttccccttcccccacctcatcctagtttcaaacttccagctcagcactgtctccttggcttgtctggacttgtccgacctgcctatctccttttcgacctatccactccaccctctcctccttgacctatcaccttcatctcctcccccactcacccattgtattctatgctactctctccccacctccaccctcctctagcttatctctccacgcttcaggctcactgcctttattcctgatgaagggcttttgcccgaaacgtcgatttcgctgcttgttggatgctgcctgaactgctgtgctcttccagcaccactaatccagtaactgaTTTCAAATGGCCTTGTTGATTTCAATCTTCCCATATTTGGAGTTCTGTCTTGTTCCCATTCTTTCCCCATAACCAGACACATCCCCTTTCCAACAAAAATAAGATCTTCCTGAAATGAGGGGTGGGACCTCAGGACCCCCAGCACTCCCCATCATTTTGGAGAGAACTGACCcagtgtttttgttttgtttgaaatCTCAGAATCCATGGCAGtttgttttcatttttgtttaaaCAAGATTTTCTTCCATTCCGTGACTGTATTTTGTAActcttttcatttttaaaatttaaggtGTTCGTAATGATGacagctgtgtttttttttaggtTTCAACTGTTCGATCTTTATGGCCCAGTCGATCTCTGTCATTAGTGACTTCTGGTGGGACCATTGAGTCTATTAACCTGGATGCTGTTCCACAGTCTGTGAGACGCCTGGACAACACAGCAGCGAAACATAAACTCTCTGTCAAGCCAAGAAATCAAAGAATCTCAAAGAAACATGGGAGACTTGCACAGGTATATGTATTGTTAAAATTCATTGTGAGAATTTTGTATGTTTTTGTTCTTCAATTTGGAACAGTTTTCAAACACCATGTGACCCGTGTGATATAATATCAGTGAGATAACAGTTGGGGCTCCAAAGGAAGATCACATCCATTTTAAATATGCTCTGAGATATTTTATGAACTGGACAATTAAATTATTCATTCTTACAGTACTTGTATGTTAATCAGTAGCATAGAACCataacagaaatggctggaaaaactcagcaagtctggcagcatttgtgaagagaaatcagagttaacattccaggtccagtcacccttcctcagaactgatggttgaTAGGAAAATGtgggtttttatgcagaagagaggttagtgagagggggcagggagtaaggagtaaatgataggtgggtaTAGAGCccaagagagagaaacacagttagacagacaaaggagtggataacgatctggctaggagggtgaatagctgttaatggagactatttgtggctaacaatgggttggtGTAATAACAGACTATGCGATCACAAGGTctggtgtgtgggagtgggggcaaGGGCATAGGAGAGTTcaagccctaaagttattgaaatcgatattaagtccagaagactGCAAGGTCCTCAAGCAGAAaggaggtgttgttcttccaactTACATTGAGCTTCGCTGGAACagtgcagcaagcctgagacagagatatttgccagggaacagggtggtgtgtggaagTGGCAGGCCGCTGGAAGCTCAAAGTCACTCCTGCAGGCAGAATGTTGATGTTCTGTGAAGTGATCAACCAGATTAcactttgtttccccaatgtagaggagaccgcattgtgagcagtgaatgcagtaggttagattgtgtgaagtgcagcATAGAACCAGAGACATTTGTAGCACAGAAAGTAATAATTTGGCCCATCTGTCTCTACTGGCTTTATGAGAGGATTATGCAAAACTGATCCCAAGGTTGCCTTACACCAGAATCCTGTACCCTCCTTTGCTTCAAACACTTAACTCGTTTCCCTTTACACAACTGTTTCTGCCTCGTCCATTCCCAGTGGCAAAGTATTACAATCTCCAATAGCCATGCGCTTTTCCTTTGGAGCCCCAACTGTTACCTCACTGCATTCTCTCCTATCCTATATCCTTGCCGTCTTACTGCTAACTCAATGAATAATTCATTATTAATAATTCGCCAACAAGAGGAAATAATCTTTCCCTCTTTGCCCTATCAATATCTTTATAGTTTACATTGTTTTTCTTATCCTTGCTGCTGTTGCACTTGTCCTCaaacatagacacagaaacatagaaaaaggaagtAGGagcagcctgttccaccattcaatatgatcatggctgatcatccaactcagtaccattttcctgcttccaccccatatcctttgatcatTTTAGCCCAAGGAACTATATGTAttgccttcttgaaaacattcaacgttttggcctcaaccattttctgtggcagagaattctgggtgaagaaatttctcctcaactcagtcttaaATAGTCAACCCTGTATCCATagactgtgacctctggttctggactccctggtcctCGTGAGCATCCTTCTGTCTGTCCAGTCTTGCTAGAATTTACATGCTCGTCTCGCACTCTTCACAAGGCTTGACCACCCCAGTTTCAGGCTTCACCACATCCCCACCACCTGGGCTGCCTGCTCTCAATGCCTTGTAGCCTGTTCCTGTTCCCGCTGCTGCCTCAGGCTGCCTGCTTCTGCTCTCACACTGGCCACCTCGGGCTGCCTGACCCTGCCAATGCTGCCTTGTTTcgctttttttttgctgaaaagaaggaaaagatgaagatgaaagagaaaagaagaaagaaatggaGAAAGCAGGATGCGGTGGCTTGGTGCTGGGGAGTGGATGTGCTCAGGAGCCAGAATgctaccttcccctgccactgccaCCATCTTATATCTAACAGAATGACATATGACCAGGGTGAGTACAGTGAGCAGGATGAAATGTGAGTGCAGCGACATGTGTTGATCCTCTGCTTGTGGGTTGATCTATCACTAAATTATCAATGTTGCTTAATGAAATACTGAACTGTCACATTGGTGCAGACAGCCTCATCTTTTGAGGCTAAAATTAAGATAACTCTTATTTAAATGATTACTGCTGTTATGTACAAACTATTTTAAAATGTTTGAAGTGAATTTACATATTTGCAACTTTTAGGAAATGCGGAGTGTGACGATCCATGAATTTGACTTTGCGCTGGAAGAGAGGGAGACAATTTTTGTGGCGAAGGACCTAAAATATTACAAAATAGAAGAGGATAAAGGACAAGGAGAGACAAGCCATCTTAAATTTGGGAAGGAACGATGCAGAAATGAAATAATGGTGCACAATAGGCAGGAAGCAGAGCAAAGCCATCCTGAATTGGAGGGCCAAAAGAGATGGGAAGAAGAACAAGAGGAAACTGAAGAACAAATAATACAAGAGGAAGATCAGATACATTATGAAATGGAAAAACCGAAACTAAATGAGGAAGAATTAAGTGGGGAAGAACAGAAATGTGTTGAATTCGAGGAGCAGAAAGCACATGAGAAGGAACAAAAATATTATGAAATGGAGCAGCAAGAAATACACGAGGAGGAGCAAAAATGTGGTGAAGTGGAGAAACAAACGTTGTACATGGAAGATCAGAAAGATCACGAATTGGAAGACCAGAAATTACATGAAGAAGCAATAGGTGAAACAGAAGAGTACACACCATTTGAGGAAGAGCAAAACAATGAAGTGAAAGAGCAAAAGTTGGGTGAGGAAGAAGAAAAATGTGAACTGCAGGAGAACAGATTATATCAGGGTGAAAAAAGATGTGATGAAATGGACAAACCAAAAAGTGACACAGAAAAGCAAGATCATGAGTTGATggagttggaaatgaagaaagaGGACCAAAAGTGCTTTGAGGTAGAAGGCCTGAGGAAAGAAGATTTACATTTCCATGCTGCTGAAAACAACCAACCGAATGAAGAGCCAAGAAAACACAATTTGGAAGAACAGAAAAAAATAGAAAGACACCATGATTTGAAGAAACAACAAAGGGAAGAACAGAATCAAAAGGATGCTGAGCTGTTGAATCAAGAAAAGCAACAATTCCTTGAGGCACAGGAAGAGGAGCAACGTAGAGGGGAACTTAGATGGAAAGAGGTAGATCAAAGACAAACATCGTCAACTCCCTTTTCATTCCAAGTGTCTTCAGGAGAAAAGCAAATCATTTTTCAGAAAGTTAATCTGACCCCTGTGACCCATCCAAGAGAAGCTGTTCCTTCTTCAGATGTGAATGAGCTACAGGCCTCTACAAAGTCAAGTAACGGCCTTTCATCTTCAATTTACGTTCCCCATACAGCCATTTTGGTTACAGGAGCACAGCTTTGTGGTACAGCTGTTGATCTGAAACAGATCAAAGACACAGCTTGTAAGACTTTGCTTGGCTTTTCAGAGGAGAGAAAAACAATTGATTTACCACCAGTTGAAAAGCCAACTAAATCCAGTCAGGGTGCCAGAAGTAGAGTTGGCAAATCCAAATTCAATCCAGAACCATCAGTCGAGCAGGCAAGATCAACAGCTTTAACTGAGTGGGCTGCCATTAGGGCGAAAATTCTGAAAAGTTCGGATGAAAGGTTTCAAGAAAGAAGAGTACATGGGAGATTTAGTGATGACTGGACTACCTTCAGATCTTCCAGTATGCATAGCAGCTTGAGAAAAACTTTATCTGCGAATGCAAAATTCTCCATAACACCTGCATGGCAGAAGTGGGCAGATGGCAATAAAGTCAGCAATTCTGAGAAAATGAGTATCTCCCACAAAGCAGAGAAACAAACTACACCTGAGGAAACTGTATTTGCACATATTTGCGCTTTAGATTCTTCTGAACCTAGTGGGCTATTGACATCTGAAAACATTGCACAGGATGCAGCCAAAAACACACAAGATGACTCGCACTCGGATAATCATAATATTAGGACAGGAGATGCTGCTGAAGGTTACAAATTTGCCAAAGATCTTCCATCGTTTCTAGTTCCAAGTCTTCCTGCTGTGCAAAGGAAAGAGCACTCACTTCTGCAAGCTCAACCTCCCGTTACTAACCAAACTGCTACAAATGTGATCACACAAACTGAAGGGGCAATGGATACGTCCCCATTTGGTATAAAATTAAGGAGGACCCACTATTCCCTTCGGTTCCACTATGAACAGCAAGGAGAACAAAAACGGAAGAAACGGTATAGTGCTGGAGATAGTATGGAAGGAATTCCAGCATTCCTGGCCTCAAAAGAAAAAGAAGGTGAATCATACACGGTTTCTGGTAAGCAATTCTCTTATAACAAAGATAATAAGGTTGGTAACATTTTGAAAGACAGCTCAAATAGCATTTCAGACATTTCACAGACTGGGATTACGCATCTAAGTAGCATTGATGTGGCAAAACATGTTAAAAATAAACTTGCTGCACGTTCAAATGAGAAAGTTTCATCAAGGCCACAACCATCTCAGAAACCTGCTTTAGCACCCAAGCCTACACGGTTCACTCCACCTCCGTCCCCTCACAATACCTTAAACAAGAGTGCAGATCACAAAAACACAAAGAATCTACTTGATTCAAATGTGAGAAAAGAAGATGAGAAGAATGACACCTCAGTTCAAACATACAGAGTAAAGAATGAAGAAGTGGAAACAAAGGATAGAAAATCTTTTTTCCCATCCATCAACattccatggagagagagggcagacaaAAAGTCAGACTCCATTAAGAAAGGTAGGCAAAGTGTGAAGTATCTATAGGTATTTTGGCTTCAGTGTGCTTTGCTGTATATTTGGTCATGCACTTTTTTGTCAATTCACTGGTGGGATTGGGCATCATTGACTGGTCCAGTTCCTGgctgcccttcagaaggtggtggtgagctgccttcttgaactgctgcagttcatgtgctgtgggtagactcaCAGTCTCCTTTGGGAGGAAATTCTAGGATTTTATCCCAATGATGCTGAAGAAatagtggtatatttccaagtcaggttgttGAATGGCATGATGGGGAatgtgcaggtggtggtgttcccatgtatttgctgcatTTGTTATTcaaaatggaagtggttgtgggtttggaaggtgctgtcttaaGAATTTTAGATGAACTTTAATTCTTCAGGAGCACTATGAAGTAAAAAGAAATTAAAgttttgcatttatgtagcacctcttGCATCTGCACAAAGTGCTTCCACCCAATAGACTATTACTGGAATGCAGTCACAATTGTCAGAAACTGCAATATACACACAACTCTTATCAACATATATGTGATAATGACCAAATGGTGTCTTTATAGGTGTTGGCTGTTGGTTGTCTTGAAATAGTGACATAAGTCTTGATATCAAAGGGAGTGAAGTATggaagttttgctaaaactatacaagacacCAGCCTAACTACAGGCCAGTACTGaaaacagttttgggcccctatTTCAGAAAAGACAttgacattggaggcagtccagagaaggttcacttggctgatcCCGGTGATGAAGGAGTTATCTTATGAAGAAACATTGAATAGGTTTGGCCTGTACTCGCTCAAGTTTAAAAAGATGAGAGagttattgaaacatataagattctttgGGGGCTTGATAGGCGAGGTCCTGATGGTTTCTTCCACCTTGAGGGAGAGTCTCGGTCCAGAAGGCATAACCAAAAGGGGATTGTCCATTTAGGATAGAGCTGAGGTTAAATTTCTTCTTCAGTGGGTAGTGAATGTGTGGCATTCATTACCTCAAAGGACTGCCCTTCAGTAAATTgaaagctgagatagacagattttaaaTCAGTTGCAGAATCAAagattatggagaaaaggcaagaaagtggaattgaggattatcagatcagccacaattacatcgaatggcagagtagactcaatagaccgaatggcttacttctgttcCTACATCCTATCACCCGACAATCTTTCACATCCATCTAAAACACAAATGGGACCTTGGTTTAACATCACTTCCAACAGAT from Chiloscyllium punctatum isolate Juve2018m chromosome 1, sChiPun1.3, whole genome shotgun sequence includes:
- the cracd gene encoding capping protein inhibiting regulator of actin dynamics isoform X2 gives rise to the protein MIFLFSISHRIWMQVFIICFIKTSHQLAKDIKFGQHPLTLTGKRMEDSGANSEVDQFLRSTKEQPALHDTKLPASAPKSNDPSNRLSSLSLDETRVEAEEQVSTVRSLWPSRSLSLVTSGGTIESINLDAVPQSVRRLDNTAAKHKLSVKPRNQRISKKHGRLAQEMRSVTIHEFDFALEERETIFVAKDLKYYKIEEDKGQGETSHLKFGKERCRNEIMVHNRQEAEQSHPELEGQKRWEEEQEETEEQIIQEEDQIHYEMEKPKLNEEELSGEEQKCVEFEEQKAHEKEQKYYEMEQQEIHEEEQKCGEVEKQTLYMEDQKDHELEDQKLHEEAIGETEEYTPFEEEQNNEVKEQKLGEEEEKCELQENRLYQGEKRCDEMDKPKSDTEKQDHELMELEMKKEDQKCFEVEGLRKEDLHFHAAENNQPNEEPRKHNLEEQKKIERHHDLKKQQREEQNQKDAELLNQEKQQFLEAQEEEQRRGELRWKEVDQRQTSSTPFSFQVSSGEKQIIFQKVNLTPVTHPREAVPSSDVNELQASTKSSNGLSSSIYVPHTAILVTGAQLCGTAVDLKQIKDTACKTLLGFSEERKTIDLPPVEKPTKSSQGARSRVGKSKFNPEPSVEQARSTALTEWAAIRAKILKSSDERFQERRVHGRFSDDWTTFRSSSMHSSLRKTLSANAKFSITPAWQKWADGNKVSNSEKMSISHKAEKQTTPEETVFAHICALDSSEPSGLLTSENIAQDAAKNTQDDSHSDNHNIRTGDAAEGYKFAKDLPSFLVPSLPAVQRKEHSLLQAQPPVTNQTATNVITQTEGAMDTSPFGIKLRRTHYSLRFHYEQQGEQKRKKRYSAGDSMEGIPAFLASKEKEGESYTVSGKQFSYNKDNKVGNILKDSSNSISDISQTGITHLSSIDVAKHVKNKLAARSNEKVSSRPQPSQKPALAPKPTRFTPPPSPHNTLNKSADHKNTKNLLDSNVRKEDEKNDTSVQTYRVKNEEVETKDRKSFFPSINIPWRERADKKSDSIKKEKPVLQSRHSLDSSRLVDRVESSQPLWITLAMQKQKGFREQQASREERRQAREAKLAEKQTKENTIVSSSVDNKGGNHYTSTLQKSSQDEEKKIGNNIVSKVERRELLKKSSTLPNSVTVEICDSVGSSPQVKELPKRFSTPDAAPVSVEPAWLALAKRKAKAWSDCPQIIK
- the cracd gene encoding capping protein inhibiting regulator of actin dynamics isoform X5, with protein sequence MQVFIICFIKTSHQLAKDIKFGQHPLTLTGKRMEDSGANSEVDQFLRSTKEQPALHDTKLPASAPKSNDPSNRLSSLSLDETRVEAEEQVSTVRSLWPSRSLSLVTSGGTIESINLDAVPQSVRRLDNTAAKHKLSVKPRNQRISKKHGRLAQEMRSVTIHEFDFALEERETIFVAKDLKYYKIEEDKGQGETSHLKFGKERCRNEIMVHNRQEAEQSHPELEGQKRWEEEQEETEEQIIQEEDQIHYEMEKPKLNEEELSGEEQKCVEFEEQKAHEKEQKYYEMEQQEIHEEEQKCGEVEKQTLYMEDQKDHELEDQKLHEEAIGETEEYTPFEEEQNNEVKEQKLGEEEEKCELQENRLYQGEKRCDEMDKPKSDTEKQDHELMELEMKKEDQKCFEVEGLRKEDLHFHAAENNQPNEEPRKHNLEEQKKIERHHDLKKQQREEQNQKDAELLNQEKQQFLEAQEEEQRRGELRWKEVDQRQTSSTPFSFQVSSGEKQIIFQKVNLTPVTHPREAVPSSDVNELQASTKSSNGLSSSIYVPHTAILVTGAQLCGTAVDLKQIKDTACKTLLGFSEERKTIDLPPVEKPTKSSQGARSRVGKSKFNPEPSVEQARSTALTEWAAIRAKILKSSDERFQERRVHGRFSDDWTTFRSSSMHSSLRKTLSANAKFSITPAWQKWADGNKVSNSEKMSISHKAEKQTTPEETVFAHICALDSSEPSGLLTSENIAQDAAKNTQDDSHSDNHNIRTGDAAEGYKFAKDLPSFLVPSLPAVQRKEHSLLQAQPPVTNQTATNVITQTEGAMDTSPFGIKLRRTHYSLRFHYEQQGEQKRKKRYSAGDSMEGIPAFLASKEKEGESYTVSGKQFSYNKDNKVGNILKDSSNSISDISQTGITHLSSIDVAKHVKNKLAARSNEKVSSRPQPSQKPALAPKPTRFTPPPSPHNTLNKSADHKNTKNLLDSNVRKEDEKNDTSVQTYRVKNEEVETKDRKSFFPSINIPWRERADKKSDSIKKEKPVLQSRHSLDSSRLVDRVESSQPLWITLAMQKQKGFREQQASREERRQAREAKLAEKQTKENTIVSSSVDNKGGNHYTSTLQKSSQDEEKKIGNNIVSKVERRELLKKSSTLPNSVTVEICDSVGSSPQVKELPKRFSTPDAAPVSVEPAWLALAKRKAKAWSDCPQIIK